From a region of the Methanolinea sp. genome:
- a CDS encoding DNA adenine methylase — protein sequence MVESSAKPFLKWAGGKTQLLEEFTKRIPLELKEGKLPVFVEPFVGGGAVFFYFNSMFNFKECHIYDINEELILAYTVVKNKVEDLIDLTDCISKEYLSKDETGKREYFYYIRDEFNRAKPSINFHKYEEKWVERASQLIFLNKTCFNGLFRVNFHGEFNVPFGRYKNPKILNADLLRVDSQILQNTKIHLGDFTDSYSKISKKTFVYFDPPYRPLNETSSFTQYAKGGFDDSEQKRLAEFFVKCDKNGAKLLLSNSDPKNIDPNDDFFDILYSDYHIDRVPARRVINCDGTKRGEIQEIIVTNY from the coding sequence ATGGTTGAATCGTCTGCAAAACCTTTTTTGAAATGGGCAGGAGGTAAAACTCAGTTACTTGAAGAGTTCACGAAACGGATCCCGCTTGAGCTCAAAGAAGGGAAATTGCCGGTTTTTGTCGAGCCATTCGTCGGCGGTGGGGCCGTTTTCTTTTACTTCAATAGTATGTTCAATTTCAAGGAATGCCATATCTACGATATTAACGAAGAATTGATCCTTGCCTATACCGTGGTAAAGAACAAAGTAGAGGATCTGATCGATCTCACCGACTGCATCTCGAAGGAATATTTATCAAAGGATGAAACCGGGAAGAGGGAATATTTCTATTACATCCGTGATGAATTCAACCGTGCCAAACCGTCTATCAACTTCCATAAATATGAGGAGAAATGGGTTGAAAGGGCGTCACAGCTCATTTTCCTCAACAAAACCTGCTTCAACGGTCTGTTCAGGGTGAATTTCCATGGGGAGTTCAATGTCCCGTTCGGCCGCTATAAAAACCCCAAAATCCTTAACGCGGACCTGTTAAGAGTTGATTCTCAAATTTTGCAAAATACAAAAATACACCTGGGAGATTTCACAGATTCCTATTCGAAAATCTCGAAAAAAACCTTTGTCTATTTCGACCCTCCTTACCGGCCGTTGAATGAGACATCGTCCTTTACCCAGTACGCGAAAGGGGGCTTTGATGATTCCGAACAGAAAAGACTTGCCGAGTTTTTTGTGAAATGCGATAAGAATGGCGCGAAACTGCTCCTGAGTAATTCTGATCCGAAGAACATCGATCCGAATGACGACTTTTTCGACATTCTCTATAGCGACTACCATATCGACCGGGTCCCGGCCAGACGGGTAATCAATTGCGACGGGACAAAACGAGGAGAGATACAGGAGATTATCGTCACGAATTATTGA
- a CDS encoding 2-isopropylmalate synthase: MRGIVFFTDSQAKSSVTVFDTTLRDGEQTPGVSFTFEQKLEIARQLSLLGVHAIEAGFPASSQGERETVKAIARLDLDSVICGLARSRNEDVDACLDCGVDMVHVFIPTSEVQRIHTIRKTPEEVLAITGEIVSYVRDHFDLCMFSAMDATRTGTEYLIEVFRAAADAGATIINVPDTVGVFTPTAMKGLISRIVSEVDCPVDVHCHNDFGLAVANTTTAVEAGASQVQVTVNGLGERAGNADISQTVMILESIYGVKTGIKTGHLFETSRLISRYSGVPIPITQPVIGDNAFSHESGIHSHGVIACAATFEPGIMTPEMVGHRRKLALGKHVGRHAVRQMLADVHLNPSDAQLDRIVEKVKFISTRGKKVTDADLYEIAESIMGVGNGSRAIEIQDIAVMTGNHVIPTASVKALYYGKELVSSSTGNGPVDAALRAILGIVPARVQLREFNIEAISGGSDAIGHVNISVEDEQGNIFSASGSGDDIVLASTEAMINAINLLQRIRPDARKE, encoded by the coding sequence ATGCGGGGGATTGTTTTCTTCACCGATAGCCAGGCAAAGTCATCCGTAACTGTTTTTGACACCACCCTGAGAGACGGTGAGCAGACACCCGGTGTATCATTCACCTTTGAACAGAAACTCGAAATCGCCCGCCAGCTCTCACTGCTGGGGGTCCATGCCATTGAAGCAGGTTTCCCCGCCTCTTCGCAGGGTGAACGGGAAACTGTGAAGGCCATCGCGAGACTCGACCTTGATTCGGTGATCTGCGGCCTGGCCCGCTCGAGGAACGAGGATGTGGACGCTTGCCTTGACTGCGGGGTGGACATGGTCCATGTCTTCATCCCGACATCGGAGGTCCAGCGAATCCACACCATCAGGAAGACACCGGAGGAAGTCCTTGCCATCACCGGAGAAATTGTCTCCTATGTCCGGGATCACTTCGACCTCTGCATGTTCTCTGCCATGGATGCAACCCGGACCGGGACGGAATACCTGATCGAAGTATTCCGTGCGGCGGCAGATGCAGGAGCTACCATCATCAATGTTCCTGATACCGTGGGTGTCTTCACCCCGACGGCAATGAAGGGACTCATCTCCCGGATCGTGTCCGAAGTGGACTGTCCCGTGGATGTGCACTGTCACAATGACTTCGGACTTGCCGTGGCCAATACCACCACGGCAGTGGAGGCCGGCGCATCGCAGGTCCAGGTCACGGTGAACGGGCTCGGTGAGCGGGCAGGCAATGCCGATATTTCCCAGACAGTCATGATCCTCGAATCCATATATGGAGTGAAAACCGGCATCAAAACCGGGCACCTCTTCGAGACATCCCGGCTGATTTCACGGTACTCGGGTGTCCCCATCCCCATCACCCAGCCGGTTATCGGTGACAACGCCTTTTCCCATGAGAGCGGTATCCACTCCCACGGCGTTATCGCCTGCGCTGCCACGTTCGAGCCCGGCATCATGACCCCGGAGATGGTTGGTCACCGGAGAAAGCTTGCACTTGGCAAGCATGTCGGGAGACACGCTGTCCGCCAGATGCTGGCTGATGTCCACCTCAACCCAAGCGATGCCCAGCTCGATCGGATTGTCGAGAAAGTCAAGTTCATATCAACGAGGGGCAAGAAGGTGACCGACGCCGACCTGTATGAAATCGCCGAAAGCATCATGGGTGTCGGCAATGGGTCCCGGGCTATCGAGATCCAGGATATCGCCGTCATGACCGGGAACCACGTGATCCCCACGGCAAGCGTGAAAGCCCTCTACTATGGAAAAGAACTGGTCTCGAGTAGCACTGGGAACGGTCCCGTCGATGCGGCGCTCCGCGCAATCCTGGGCATCGTCCCGGCACGGGTACAGCTCAGGGAGTTCAACATCGAGGCCATCTCCGGAGGCTCAGATGCCATCGGCCATGTGAACATCTCGGTCGAAGACGAACAGGGCAACATCTTCTCGGCCAGCGGGTCGGGGGATGATATCGTGCTCGCATCAACCGAGGCAATGATCAATGCCATAAACCTCCTGCAGCGGATCCGCCCGGACGCAAGAAAAGAATAA
- a CDS encoding prefoldin subunit beta → MSSALSPKVQNQIAMLQQMQQQMQTIAAQKAQYEMAVREAKRATEELNDVPDDAPVFMSVGTVMMEKKKEYVLANLTEKIETLELRIRSLEKQEGLLSGKFEQLQLQIKQALEGKAQSAS, encoded by the coding sequence ATGAGCAGTGCACTGTCACCCAAAGTCCAGAACCAGATTGCCATGCTGCAGCAGATGCAGCAGCAGATGCAGACTATCGCTGCCCAGAAGGCACAGTATGAAATGGCCGTCCGCGAGGCGAAGCGGGCGACCGAGGAGCTGAACGATGTACCGGACGACGCCCCGGTCTTCATGAGCGTTGGCACGGTCATGATGGAGAAGAAAAAAGAGTACGTGCTTGCGAACCTGACCGAGAAGATCGAAACCCTCGAGCTCCGGATCAGGTCCCTGGAAAAACAGGAAGGACTGCTCTCCGGTAAATTCGAGCAGCTCCAGTTACAAATCAAGCAGGCACTTGAAGGGAAAGCCCAGAGCGCCTCCTGA
- a CDS encoding DNA-directed RNA polymerase subunit P: MAGSYKCARCKSRVEIDVNVRCPYCGHRILFKERGAAIKELRAR; encoded by the coding sequence ATGGCAGGGTCCTACAAGTGTGCCAGGTGCAAGTCCAGAGTCGAGATTGATGTCAATGTCCGGTGTCCGTACTGCGGGCACCGGATCCTTTTCAAGGAACGGGGTGCTGCGATCAAAGAACTCCGCGCCCGATGA
- a CDS encoding 50S ribosomal protein L37ae, translated as MARKTQKAKGRVTGSAGRFGPRYGRFIRKRVKETEKVSRAVHRCPKCDTVAVRREGTGIWGCRKCGFRFAGGAYQPQTPQLRIALRTIDRALGKEV; from the coding sequence ATGGCACGGAAAACGCAGAAGGCAAAGGGAAGAGTCACCGGAAGCGCCGGGCGTTTTGGCCCGAGGTACGGCAGGTTCATCCGCAAACGCGTGAAGGAGACTGAGAAGGTCTCCCGTGCAGTGCACCGCTGCCCGAAGTGTGACACCGTTGCGGTACGGAGGGAGGGAACCGGTATCTGGGGCTGCAGGAAGTGCGGGTTCCGGTTCGCCGGCGGTGCGTACCAGCCCCAGACACCACAGCTTCGCATCGCGCTGCGCACTATCGACCGCGCTCTGGGCAAGGAGGTCTGA
- a CDS encoding ribosome assembly factor SBDS: MIPLERAVVARLESHGEKFELLVDPDLAVRYRQGEAIAIEDMVAALSVFENSSRGTRASDEALTRVFSTTDFPAVADKIIRKGEIHLTAEQRRHIIAEKKKKVITFIARNAINPQTNLPHPPQRIEMAMDEARVNIDLYKNTEELVKETVKALRPILPIKFEEVRIAVKIPPDFASKAYGEIQAAAQMEKEEWQRDGSWICVVRIPAGIQGEFYDLINRVTRGQGEVRILNQVY; encoded by the coding sequence ATGATACCTCTCGAGAGAGCGGTAGTAGCACGGCTGGAAAGCCATGGAGAGAAGTTTGAACTGCTGGTCGATCCTGACCTGGCAGTCAGGTACCGCCAGGGAGAGGCGATCGCTATCGAGGACATGGTGGCCGCGCTTTCCGTGTTCGAGAACTCCTCGCGTGGCACCCGGGCATCCGATGAGGCACTCACCAGGGTGTTTTCCACCACCGATTTTCCCGCTGTCGCTGATAAGATCATCAGGAAAGGGGAGATCCACCTCACGGCCGAGCAGCGCCGGCACATAATCGCCGAGAAGAAGAAAAAGGTCATCACCTTCATCGCCCGCAACGCGATCAACCCCCAGACCAACCTCCCCCATCCTCCGCAGCGGATCGAGATGGCGATGGACGAAGCCCGGGTCAATATCGACCTCTACAAGAATACCGAAGAGCTCGTCAAGGAGACGGTGAAAGCGCTCCGCCCGATCCTCCCGATCAAGTTCGAAGAAGTCCGCATTGCGGTAAAGATCCCGCCCGATTTCGCTTCAAAGGCCTACGGGGAGATCCAGGCTGCTGCCCAGATGGAGAAGGAGGAGTGGCAGAGGGACGGGTCCTGGATCTGCGTTGTCCGCATCCCGGCCGGGATCCAGGGAGAGTTCTACGACCTGATCAACCGCGTCACCAGGGGCCAGGGCGAGGTACGTATCCTCAATCAAGTATATTAA
- the psmA gene encoding archaeal proteasome endopeptidase complex subunit alpha produces the protein MQPQAYQMGYDRAITVFSPDGRLYQVEYAREAVKRGTTAVGMKCRDGIVLIVDKRVSSRLLEPSSIEKIFVIDEHIGVASSGLVGDARALVDRARIECQINRVTYDERIDVEALAKKLCDHMQTYTQFGGARPYGTALLIAGISDGEFRLFETDPSGTLLEYKATGIGIGRNAVMKVFEEEYDYDAPLKDTILLGLKALHDATEGKFDVNTVEIGVIEAKRPGFRKMSKEEVASFVEKFEK, from the coding sequence ATGCAGCCACAGGCATACCAGATGGGATATGACCGGGCCATCACGGTATTCAGTCCGGACGGCCGCCTTTATCAGGTCGAGTACGCACGCGAAGCGGTGAAGCGGGGCACGACCGCGGTTGGAATGAAGTGCAGGGACGGTATCGTGCTTATCGTTGACAAGCGGGTGAGTTCCCGCCTGCTCGAGCCGTCATCGATCGAGAAGATCTTTGTCATCGATGAACACATCGGGGTTGCATCCTCGGGGCTTGTCGGTGATGCCCGCGCCCTGGTGGACCGGGCCCGGATCGAGTGCCAGATCAACCGCGTTACCTACGATGAAAGAATCGATGTGGAAGCCCTGGCAAAGAAGCTGTGCGACCACATGCAGACCTACACGCAGTTCGGCGGAGCCCGTCCGTACGGGACTGCGCTGCTCATTGCCGGGATCAGCGACGGCGAATTCCGTCTCTTCGAGACCGACCCGAGCGGGACCCTCCTTGAGTACAAGGCGACCGGGATCGGGATAGGAAGGAATGCCGTCATGAAGGTCTTCGAGGAAGAGTACGATTATGACGCTCCCCTGAAAGATACCATACTCCTCGGCCTCAAAGCCCTCCACGATGCCACCGAAGGGAAGTTCGACGTCAATACAGTGGAGATCGGCGTTATTGAGGCGAAGAGGCCGGGGTTCCGGAAGATGAGCAAGGAAGAGGTCGCATCGTTCGTGGAAAAATTCGAGAAGTAG
- a CDS encoding ribonuclease P, with translation MKPLPPTLRTKKRYILATIEPMGIGADQKELYQAVSCALTSLFGDVRAAMISPAVIDSGPGHLILRCTRGGERDLRIALSTVTVAGNDALVLRPKATSGTLHALRRRIPRVAPPEPGGPEEVSFGGKVYCARRYQGQKVDLMEKGIKSQELLFLTKDDLEE, from the coding sequence ATGAAACCGCTTCCCCCCACGCTCAGAACGAAGAAACGGTACATCCTTGCCACCATCGAACCGATGGGAATTGGTGCCGACCAGAAGGAACTCTACCAGGCTGTCTCCTGCGCTCTCACCAGTCTCTTTGGGGACGTGCGTGCTGCGATGATCAGCCCTGCGGTCATCGATTCGGGCCCGGGCCATCTCATTCTCCGGTGCACCCGGGGAGGAGAGCGCGATCTGCGGATCGCCCTTTCTACAGTCACCGTCGCAGGAAACGATGCCCTCGTGCTCCGCCCGAAAGCGACGTCCGGCACGCTCCATGCGCTCCGGAGGAGAATTCCACGGGTTGCTCCCCCTGAACCAGGGGGTCCGGAAGAGGTCAGTTTCGGGGGAAAAGTGTATTGTGCACGGCGATACCAGGGTCAAAAGGTTGATTTGATGGAAAAAGGAATTAAAAGTCAGGAGCTCTTGTTTCTCACAAAGGATGATCTGGAGGAATAA
- a CDS encoding ribonuclease P produces the protein MTVADACVHPYPDGNSSLRRMAVEARELGFDTLVVPGAAPLTVAGVRIIPAVIISGESVRTVSGRLSKCGDGQSLVMVEAGEKGFNRAVLNLRGVHVLRGLHRTRKQSFDHVCARSAAERSIAVDIDISPLIHITGTPRQRALGRFAELMRLHNRYRFLLTVSSNARSVLHLRSVDDIVLLCSLFGMEEGDAWEALATAGHLIAPAGPVRVVS, from the coding sequence ATGACTGTTGCAGACGCCTGTGTCCACCCCTATCCAGATGGCAACTCTTCGCTCCGGCGGATGGCGGTTGAGGCACGGGAGCTTGGTTTCGATACTCTCGTTGTCCCAGGTGCCGCCCCGCTCACCGTTGCGGGAGTCAGGATCATCCCTGCGGTTATCATCAGCGGGGAGAGTGTGCGGACGGTATCAGGCCGGCTGAGTAAGTGTGGTGATGGCCAGTCTCTGGTCATGGTGGAAGCAGGAGAGAAAGGGTTCAACCGTGCCGTGCTGAACCTCAGAGGAGTGCACGTGCTGCGGGGGCTCCACCGGACCAGGAAGCAGTCCTTTGATCACGTCTGTGCCCGGTCTGCTGCAGAACGGAGTATAGCGGTGGATATCGATATCTCTCCCCTCATCCATATCACGGGAACCCCCCGCCAGCGTGCCCTGGGGAGGTTCGCGGAGCTGATGCGTCTCCACAACCGCTACCGGTTTCTCCTCACCGTATCAAGCAATGCCCGATCGGTTCTCCATCTCCGGTCAGTTGATGACATCGTGCTCCTCTGCAGCCTCTTTGGGATGGAAGAGGGTGATGCCTGGGAAGCTCTTGCCACAGCCGGGCATCTTATTGCCCCTGCCGGTCCGGTCAGGGTGGTGTCATGA
- a CDS encoding 50S ribosomal protein L15e, producing MARSMYAYVREAWKKPGDSEVKALQWHRMQVWRREGSVVRVEHPTRIDRARNLGYKAKQGVAVVRVKVRRGGRRRSRYVRGRRSIRMGKNRITPAKSLQRMAEERASVRYPNMEVLNSYWVGQDGKQKWFEVILVDTHHPAVLADKQLAWIGKGTSRGRAERGKTSSGRKGRGMMTRGRGTEKTRPSIRSHGNLGK from the coding sequence ATGGCAAGATCGATGTATGCCTACGTACGTGAGGCATGGAAGAAGCCCGGTGACTCGGAGGTAAAAGCCCTCCAGTGGCACCGGATGCAGGTATGGCGGCGGGAGGGCAGCGTGGTCAGGGTCGAGCACCCGACCCGGATCGACCGGGCCCGGAACCTTGGCTACAAGGCGAAACAGGGGGTTGCCGTGGTGCGGGTAAAAGTGCGCCGCGGAGGGCGCCGGAGATCGCGATACGTCCGTGGTCGCCGGTCCATACGGATGGGGAAGAACCGCATCACCCCGGCCAAGAGCCTGCAGCGCATGGCTGAAGAGCGGGCCTCCGTGCGGTACCCGAACATGGAAGTCCTCAACTCCTACTGGGTAGGGCAGGACGGAAAGCAGAAGTGGTTCGAGGTTATCCTGGTCGATACCCATCACCCCGCCGTCCTTGCCGACAAGCAGCTCGCCTGGATCGGGAAGGGAACGAGCCGTGGCCGTGCCGAGCGCGGGAAGACCAGCTCCGGGAGGAAGGGACGCGGCATGATGACCCGCGGCAGGGGAACCGAAAAGACCCGCCCGAGCATCAGGTCACATGGAAACCTGGGCAAATAA
- the moaC gene encoding cyclic pyranopterin monophosphate synthase MoaC — protein MVEFTHIRDEKVHMVDVGAKADVRRGATAAGRIILRKETLEAIRSGTALKGNVLATAQVAATLAVKDTFRLIPMCHTIPVTAVEVSFDQQEEAIEVTVTVRSVGKTGVEMEALTGVSVALLTIWDMVKSAEKDGQGQYPVTRIEAIRVLEKRKG, from the coding sequence ATGGTCGAGTTTACACATATCAGGGATGAAAAGGTCCACATGGTGGATGTCGGCGCAAAAGCTGATGTTCGAAGGGGAGCAACCGCTGCAGGCAGGATCATACTCCGGAAGGAGACCCTCGAGGCCATCCGGTCCGGGACGGCGCTCAAAGGTAACGTGCTTGCGACTGCGCAGGTTGCCGCAACGCTCGCGGTGAAGGATACATTCCGCTTGATACCTATGTGCCATACCATTCCCGTGACCGCGGTGGAGGTCTCTTTCGACCAGCAGGAGGAGGCGATCGAAGTGACCGTCACGGTGCGTTCGGTCGGAAAGACCGGGGTGGAAATGGAGGCGCTCACCGGTGTATCAGTTGCACTCCTGACCATCTGGGACATGGTGAAGTCGGCTGAAAAAGACGGGCAGGGCCAGTATCCGGTAACGAGGATCGAGGCGATCCGGGTGCTCGAGAAGCGCAAAGGGTAA
- a CDS encoding NAD(P)H-hydrate dehydratase, with protein sequence MRVVDANARALGLTALQLMEGAGRALAESVRATGGNQVLILCGRGNNGGDGMVAARYLQDLGPHVVVVSGAGMTAETASQLGVLSHCRVSIYPVTCREDVMELRALFSQAEVIVDALLGTGLSGALREPVRTCVDLTAGSPATVISADIPTPGIRTDVILAFHRPKVEGSRVAGIGIPLEAEVFTGPGDLLVLKKRRPDAHKGNGGEVLVVGGGPYQGAPYLCGLGALRAGADLVRIASPVFEPVPDLIYEPLEGTIIEAEHIGQILRLIDRADVVVMGPGLGDQSHHVIRALAPHCDKAVFDADALRTPLPRAGEAIYTPHAGEFERMTGNRVGGDLIGRARMVRGSGIPGTTLLKGPVDIISDGARVRFNRTGTPLMTVGGTGDVLAGVSAALFVQLPAFDAACIAAYVNGRAGMAIERECAGGMLASDLPAQIALELFGKGDR encoded by the coding sequence ATGCGGGTGGTGGATGCAAACGCCCGGGCACTGGGACTCACCGCGCTGCAGCTGATGGAGGGAGCCGGCCGGGCCCTCGCTGAATCGGTCAGGGCTACCGGCGGGAACCAGGTTCTGATCCTCTGCGGCAGGGGAAACAACGGTGGCGATGGCATGGTTGCTGCACGCTACCTGCAGGATCTCGGACCGCATGTGGTGGTCGTTTCCGGAGCAGGGATGACTGCCGAGACGGCAAGCCAGCTCGGGGTTCTCTCCCACTGCCGGGTCTCAATATATCCGGTCACCTGCAGGGAAGATGTCATGGAGCTCCGCGCCCTGTTCTCGCAGGCAGAGGTCATTGTTGATGCGCTGCTCGGCACCGGGCTGTCAGGTGCGTTGAGAGAACCGGTCCGGACCTGCGTGGATCTGACGGCCGGCTCCCCGGCAACGGTCATCAGCGCCGATATCCCCACCCCAGGAATCCGGACCGATGTGATCCTCGCCTTCCACAGGCCAAAGGTGGAAGGTTCACGGGTCGCGGGGATCGGCATTCCTCTCGAAGCCGAGGTCTTCACCGGGCCCGGCGACCTCCTGGTATTGAAGAAGAGGCGGCCTGATGCCCACAAAGGAAACGGCGGGGAAGTGCTGGTGGTGGGGGGAGGGCCATACCAGGGAGCCCCGTATCTCTGCGGGCTCGGGGCGCTCCGGGCCGGGGCAGACCTCGTCCGGATCGCATCGCCTGTCTTCGAACCTGTGCCTGACCTCATCTATGAACCGCTTGAAGGCACCATAATCGAGGCCGAGCACATCGGGCAGATCCTCAGGCTCATCGACCGTGCCGACGTGGTGGTGATGGGACCGGGGCTTGGCGACCAGAGCCACCACGTGATCCGGGCCCTTGCTCCACATTGCGACAAGGCAGTCTTCGATGCAGATGCCCTCCGCACCCCGCTACCCCGGGCCGGGGAGGCGATATACACACCGCATGCAGGCGAGTTTGAGCGGATGACCGGGAACCGCGTCGGGGGCGACCTCATCGGGCGTGCACGTATGGTCAGGGGGTCGGGAATCCCCGGAACAACGCTGCTCAAAGGCCCGGTCGATATCATCAGCGATGGAGCCCGGGTCAGGTTCAACCGTACCGGGACCCCCCTGATGACCGTAGGGGGGACCGGGGATGTCCTTGCAGGGGTTTCCGCAGCCCTCTTCGTCCAGCTGCCGGCTTTCGATGCCGCCTGCATTGCTGCCTACGTGAACGGCAGGGCAGGCATGGCGATCGAACGGGAATGTGCCGGGGGGATGCTGGCAAGCGACCTGCCGGCACAAATCGCGCTCGAGCTCTTCGGGAAAGGAGACAGGTAA
- a CDS encoding DHH family phosphoesterase, translating into MGLSEDVRAAVQEISSHPEATIISHIDADGISGEAILAQALAREGIRTTSVFVRQLEPLTMRQVPMDDSFKIFCDLGAGQQNLLEGYGLSNEEVLIIDHHVSQDCGTAYQQVNCLPYGHTKLAAAGVAYLVAKELDASNADLAPLAVIGNIGDMMAREDCGLVGLAREIAREGASQGLIEIRERDLNCYGISTRPLHVCLSYNDDPFIPGISNNAPGAMKFLQRLGIPLRDPVKGMLVWEEVPDEHRRRVTSALAQQLLAHGEGISRLFAESYIFPGEPERTPLRNAQEFATLLNSCGRWSRPSVGGSICRGDRGVAYRQAEHMLTNHRAAIRDLLQYILEAGVTELSHLQFIHVGDRYPDTIVGIGAGMALSKLNMDKPILIMVEQPDDPNLTKVSMRTTERVVERGIDLQQAIVDASAALGGAGGGHRIAAGAFIPRESEQEFVIRVNEVLAGQYAGAGAGHR; encoded by the coding sequence ATGGGACTTTCTGAGGACGTTCGGGCAGCGGTGCAGGAGATCTCCTCGCATCCCGAAGCAACCATCATATCCCACATCGATGCGGACGGGATATCCGGCGAGGCGATTCTCGCGCAGGCCCTCGCCAGGGAAGGTATACGGACGACCTCGGTCTTTGTCCGCCAGCTTGAGCCGCTGACCATGCGGCAGGTGCCCATGGACGACTCGTTCAAGATCTTCTGCGACCTCGGTGCCGGTCAGCAGAACCTGCTCGAGGGGTACGGGCTCTCGAACGAAGAAGTGCTGATCATCGACCACCACGTGAGCCAGGACTGCGGGACCGCCTACCAGCAGGTCAACTGCCTGCCCTACGGCCACACCAAGCTTGCTGCTGCCGGGGTTGCCTACCTGGTGGCAAAGGAACTGGATGCCTCCAATGCAGACCTGGCCCCCCTCGCGGTGATCGGGAACATCGGTGACATGATGGCACGTGAGGACTGTGGCCTGGTGGGCCTGGCCCGCGAGATCGCGAGGGAAGGGGCATCCCAGGGCCTGATCGAGATCCGGGAGCGCGATCTCAACTGCTACGGCATTTCAACCCGCCCACTCCATGTTTGTCTCTCGTACAACGACGATCCCTTCATCCCGGGCATCAGCAATAATGCCCCCGGGGCTATGAAGTTCCTCCAGCGGCTTGGCATCCCGCTCCGTGACCCGGTTAAGGGCATGCTGGTATGGGAGGAGGTGCCCGATGAGCACCGGAGACGGGTCACCAGCGCGCTTGCCCAGCAGCTTCTTGCTCACGGAGAAGGTATCTCCCGCCTCTTTGCCGAATCGTACATCTTCCCCGGTGAGCCGGAACGCACCCCGCTCCGGAACGCCCAGGAGTTCGCGACTCTTTTGAACTCCTGCGGGCGGTGGTCACGACCCAGCGTGGGAGGCTCCATCTGTCGCGGCGACCGTGGTGTCGCCTACCGGCAGGCCGAACACATGCTAACCAACCATCGCGCCGCTATACGTGATCTCCTCCAGTACATCCTTGAGGCGGGGGTGACCGAGCTCTCCCACCTCCAGTTCATCCATGTCGGCGACCGGTATCCGGATACCATCGTGGGCATCGGTGCCGGGATGGCGCTCTCGAAACTGAACATGGACAAGCCCATCCTGATCATGGTGGAGCAGCCCGATGACCCGAACCTGACCAAGGTCTCCATGCGGACTACGGAACGGGTCGTTGAACGGGGAATCGACCTCCAGCAGGCCATCGTTGACGCTTCGGCCGCGCTGGGGGGTGCAGGGGGTGGGCACCGGATCGCCGCAGGGGCCTTCATCCCACGGGAATCAGAACAGGAGTTTGTGATACGTGTCAACGAAGTGCTCGCCGGACAGTATGCAGGCGCAGGTGCAGGTCATCGCTGA
- a CDS encoding pseudouridine synthase, with protein MSTKCSPDSMQAQVQVIADFQFGRGAGRALFPDGCNFILSRTGRVRQVSLGGKRLVTVRAMDGKFTLGIDGALRLLAALPPPAYRVVVLDEVAEFIREGKNAFAKHVVAADAGIRSGDEVMVVTGNDELLATGSAVLSGREMLCFNYGVAVKVRQGR; from the coding sequence GTGTCAACGAAGTGCTCGCCGGACAGTATGCAGGCGCAGGTGCAGGTCATCGCTGATTTCCAGTTCGGACGGGGGGCTGGAAGAGCGCTTTTCCCTGACGGTTGCAACTTCATCCTCTCCCGGACCGGGAGGGTCCGACAGGTCAGCCTCGGAGGAAAACGGCTGGTAACGGTCAGGGCTATGGATGGGAAGTTCACGCTCGGGATAGACGGAGCCCTGAGGCTCCTTGCCGCTCTCCCTCCGCCCGCTTACCGGGTAGTGGTGCTCGACGAGGTTGCCGAGTTCATCAGGGAGGGGAAGAACGCGTTTGCAAAACACGTTGTCGCTGCAGATGCCGGTATCCGATCCGGCGACGAAGTGATGGTGGTGACGGGCAACGATGAGCTCCTTGCGACCGGATCGGCGGTTCTCTCTGGCAGGGAGATGCTTTGCTTTAATTACGGTGTAGCGGTAAAAGTACGGCAGGGAAGGTGA
- a CDS encoding nascent polypeptide-associated complex protein: MMPGNINPRKMKQMMKQLGMQVEPINDVSRIVIETPRGNYIFDTAEVTAMTMQGVTTYQIAGHPRFEEHAPAIPEDDVLLVAEQAGVSPDAAREALIVCRGDIAEAILKVSK; the protein is encoded by the coding sequence ATGATGCCCGGAAACATAAATCCCAGGAAAATGAAGCAGATGATGAAACAGTTAGGGATGCAGGTGGAGCCGATCAACGATGTCAGCCGTATCGTGATCGAAACCCCGAGAGGGAATTATATCTTCGATACTGCCGAAGTGACCGCCATGACCATGCAGGGGGTCACCACCTACCAGATTGCGGGTCATCCCCGGTTCGAAGAACATGCACCCGCAATACCCGAGGACGATGTCCTGCTTGTAGCCGAACAGGCAGGGGTTTCCCCCGATGCAGCCCGCGAGGCGCTCATCGTCTGCCGGGGAGATATCGCCGAGGCGATCCTGAAGGTCTCGAAATGA